From Paenibacillus sp. GP183, one genomic window encodes:
- a CDS encoding recombinase family protein encodes MLLPMKVRAEHLNRKAIVYIRQSSLAQVRFNRESTERQYALQEKAQHLGWNQEQIQLIDEDLGISGSGRSLRQGFQSLVAQVSLGQVGAIFGLEISRLARSSADLLRLLELCALFNTIVVDEDGIYDLSDFNDRLILGFKGTMSEAELHFLRARMLGGKKNKARKGELRFPLPVGFCHDSDGQTVMDPDDEVQTAVRNVFRAFETSGSAYGVVQYFTQNRLRFPKRAYGGAWAGKLIWGTLTHGRVLGILYNPVYAGAYVYGRYRDQKRVNEQGHFIHHIVRLPQEQWEVLIRDHHPGYITWEVYEHNLQVLLNNRTNLERSGPAREGAALLQGLVLCGKCGRRMSVRYTGNGGISPVYECKGRWEHDRRATCTTVPTPSIDRAISDRLLAIMQPTQLELALQVMDKLVNKEDDADKGWKLLLERTKYEVDRAERQYQQVEPENRLVARSLEAKWNEKLAEMARTEQEYAQYRSRLSWRPTEQDRAEILNLAHTLPRVWGSATTTCKDRKRILRLLIEDVTVFAEARNPDVRLGLRWRNQCCEEMHTRKALPKGTARKHTSEQTEQVRKLALTMTDQQMVIYFNELGVRTPEGRIFTVPSIKWIRYLNKIPAFSLPRQGFTVKEVAQRLEVSTHVVYYWLEHGMLKGQKLGPGLPWDIPLDEQIELELRQRIQDSGHLAPLKQQK; translated from the coding sequence ATGTTACTGCCCATGAAAGTCCGTGCGGAGCACCTGAATCGGAAGGCCATAGTGTACATACGCCAATCGTCGCTAGCCCAAGTTCGCTTCAATCGGGAGAGCACGGAGCGTCAGTATGCCCTGCAGGAGAAAGCCCAGCACCTCGGTTGGAACCAGGAGCAAATCCAATTGATCGACGAGGATCTGGGGATCTCCGGATCGGGTCGTTCCCTGCGCCAAGGATTCCAGAGCTTGGTCGCCCAAGTGTCTCTTGGCCAAGTTGGCGCGATCTTTGGTCTGGAGATCTCCAGGTTGGCTCGCTCCTCAGCGGACCTCCTTCGCCTTCTCGAACTATGCGCTTTATTCAACACTATTGTAGTGGATGAGGATGGCATCTATGATCTCAGCGACTTTAACGACAGGCTCATTCTGGGGTTTAAAGGCACGATGAGTGAAGCCGAGCTTCACTTCCTTCGCGCCCGTATGCTCGGCGGGAAGAAAAACAAAGCACGTAAGGGAGAGTTACGGTTTCCGTTGCCTGTTGGTTTTTGCCACGATTCGGATGGGCAAACCGTCATGGATCCTGACGACGAGGTTCAGACTGCTGTTCGTAATGTTTTTCGTGCTTTTGAGACGAGCGGCAGCGCTTATGGCGTCGTTCAATATTTCACCCAAAACAGGTTGCGGTTTCCTAAGCGTGCTTATGGCGGAGCCTGGGCAGGAAAACTCATATGGGGAACATTGACCCATGGTAGGGTTCTTGGCATCTTGTACAATCCTGTTTATGCAGGCGCGTATGTATATGGTCGCTATCGCGACCAGAAACGCGTCAATGAACAAGGCCATTTTATCCATCATATCGTACGTCTTCCCCAAGAACAGTGGGAGGTGCTTATTCGAGATCATCATCCCGGCTATATCACTTGGGAAGTCTATGAGCACAACCTTCAAGTTTTGTTAAACAATCGCACGAATCTTGAGCGAAGCGGTCCAGCACGGGAAGGAGCGGCTTTGTTACAAGGTCTTGTTCTATGCGGCAAATGTGGACGGCGCATGAGCGTACGCTATACAGGCAACGGGGGCATCTCACCTGTCTATGAATGTAAGGGTAGATGGGAACATGACCGCCGAGCAACTTGTACTACAGTACCTACACCAAGTATTGATCGTGCTATTAGTGATCGGCTTTTAGCGATCATGCAGCCCACCCAGTTGGAGCTCGCGCTGCAGGTCATGGACAAGCTAGTCAACAAAGAGGATGATGCAGACAAAGGGTGGAAACTCCTTTTGGAACGCACAAAATATGAAGTCGATCGCGCGGAGCGTCAATACCAGCAAGTAGAGCCAGAAAATCGACTGGTTGCAAGAAGCTTAGAGGCGAAGTGGAATGAGAAACTAGCGGAGATGGCTCGAACTGAACAAGAATATGCGCAATATCGCTCTCGATTAAGTTGGCGGCCAACTGAACAAGACAGGGCAGAAATTCTGAACTTGGCCCATACACTGCCCCGCGTTTGGGGTTCAGCCACGACTACATGTAAGGACCGCAAACGAATTTTGCGGTTGCTCATTGAAGATGTTACCGTATTTGCTGAAGCAAGGAATCCGGATGTTAGACTAGGTCTTAGATGGCGAAACCAATGCTGTGAAGAGATGCATACCCGCAAAGCGCTGCCAAAGGGAACTGCGAGAAAACATACATCCGAACAGACAGAACAGGTTCGTAAGCTCGCCTTAACGATGACTGACCAGCAAATGGTCATCTATTTCAATGAATTGGGCGTACGCACACCAGAAGGCAGAATTTTCACAGTCCCCTCCATCAAGTGGATACGCTATTTGAACAAAATACCTGCCTTTTCACTGCCACGGCAAGGCTTCACGGTGAAGGAGGTGGCGCAGCGCTTAGAGGTATCTACCCATGTGGTCTATTATTGGCTTGAGCATGGGATGTTGAAGGGCCAAAAGCTAGGGCCGGGATTGCCTTGGGATATTCCCCTGGATGAGCAAATAGAACTCGAACTGCGACAACGCATACAAGATTCCGGGCATCTAGCCCCTTTGAAACAGCAAAAATAA
- a CDS encoding DUF1232 domain-containing protein: MSEEKSDLTLGLLIKSLLEKHSLSMRKLSTLTGIDTATISRIVNGKQQAKLNHLKQFACHFNIPIEKLIEAAGFEVGRHREEIHLDIHYSVDTIQEVLGNLFDQQFTTARVEQELDKYEQYAQTKEGHQIIYQDFKTKVEQVSGAGPFIEQLKHMHTEYCNDTTTTAKRVVLGSALLYFILSADIIPDYVFPIGYLDDAMAVQIVLNRLSKINNTG; this comes from the coding sequence ATGTCTGAGGAAAAAAGTGACCTAACCCTTGGTTTACTGATAAAGTCATTGTTAGAGAAACATTCTCTGTCAATGCGTAAACTTAGCACGCTCACAGGAATCGATACAGCAACAATCTCACGAATTGTAAATGGGAAGCAGCAAGCAAAGCTTAATCACTTAAAACAATTTGCTTGCCATTTTAACATTCCGATAGAGAAGTTGATTGAAGCAGCCGGTTTTGAAGTTGGAAGACACCGAGAAGAAATTCATTTAGATATTCATTATTCAGTCGATACCATTCAAGAAGTCCTTGGTAATTTATTCGATCAACAGTTTACTACAGCCCGTGTTGAACAGGAATTAGATAAGTATGAGCAATACGCGCAAACTAAGGAAGGTCATCAGATCATTTATCAGGATTTTAAAACAAAAGTTGAGCAAGTAAGTGGTGCTGGTCCATTTATTGAACAGCTGAAACACATGCATACTGAATATTGCAATGATACTACTACAACCGCCAAACGTGTCGTGCTCGGAAGTGCACTGTTATATTTCATTTTATCTGCAGACATTATTCCTGATTACGTTTTCCCAATTGGCTATTTAGATGATGCCATGGCTGTTCAGATTGTATTAAACCGACTTTCAAAAATCAACAATACTGGATGA
- the ytaF gene encoding sporulation membrane protein YtaF, translated as MDLGILMAMIAIGIAANLDNAGVGIAYGVKKIRVPFMANTVIAMMGFLLALVGGLLGDWISLWLPPFICNLIGMVVLVTIGVWVLIQPLLDKKSKQQPTNRNLLSRILRNPEEADMDGSKSVGFIESIILGITLSINNLAGGFDAGITHLNIWATSFISGALSFFCVGLCAYLGARFAADKLGKQANAVSGVLLILVGLHQVLS; from the coding sequence ATGGATCTAGGAATCCTAATGGCTATGATTGCGATCGGTATTGCAGCGAATCTCGATAATGCTGGGGTTGGCATTGCATATGGAGTAAAGAAAATTAGGGTTCCATTTATGGCCAATACCGTCATTGCAATGATGGGGTTTCTGCTTGCACTTGTAGGGGGACTTTTGGGAGATTGGATTTCTCTCTGGCTACCACCCTTTATCTGCAATCTCATTGGCATGGTTGTACTGGTTACCATCGGGGTTTGGGTATTAATTCAACCATTGCTTGATAAAAAATCAAAACAACAACCAACTAATCGTAACCTTCTATCCCGAATTTTACGAAATCCTGAGGAGGCCGATATGGATGGTTCAAAGTCAGTAGGTTTCATTGAATCCATCATACTTGGGATCACTTTATCCATAAATAATTTAGCTGGGGGATTTGATGCCGGGATCACGCATCTAAATATTTGGGCAACTTCATTTATTTCTGGAGCGTTAAGCTTCTTTTGTGTTGGTTTATGTGCTTATTTGGGGGCAAGGTTTGCTGCTGATAAGTTAGGAAAACAGGCGAATGCTGTTTCTGGAGTTCTTCTTATTCTTGTGGGTTTGCATCAAGTATTAAGCTAA
- a CDS encoding divalent metal cation transporter, with translation MLGAAALIITTAFAFNGTELAGVFDNAGSVAAGLAKKVGSLSGAFFAIILLNASLIGADAVTLSTSYAFGDVFGIKHSLHRKWKDARGFYTSYTLLVLIAGGIVLIPNVPLGLITMAVQALAGVLLPSATVFLLLLCNDKVVLGPWVNKMWLNMVSSIIVGVLVMLSFILSATTLFPSVNVKLLTLILTIILIIGLLGAGLSSYLHRGKKSEVTVTTLDRSSWRMPPLRDLPKPEWTRTRKMGMVLLRSYLVNAVLLLIVKAVQIAIG, from the coding sequence ATCCTTGGTGCAGCAGCTTTGATTATCACTACCGCCTTTGCTTTTAACGGTACGGAACTTGCCGGAGTGTTTGATAATGCTGGTTCGGTCGCGGCGGGTTTAGCTAAAAAAGTTGGTTCGCTTTCGGGTGCCTTCTTTGCAATCATACTCTTGAATGCTTCACTAATCGGTGCGGACGCTGTAACACTCTCAACCTCGTATGCCTTTGGTGATGTGTTTGGGATAAAACATTCGTTACACCGAAAATGGAAGGATGCTCGTGGATTTTACACCAGCTATACCCTCCTCGTTTTGATTGCTGGAGGAATTGTACTCATTCCAAATGTACCACTGGGTCTTATTACAATGGCGGTCCAAGCTCTTGCTGGCGTGCTGCTTCCTAGTGCTACCGTTTTTCTTCTTCTTTTGTGCAATGACAAGGTTGTTCTTGGCCCTTGGGTTAACAAAATGTGGCTAAATATGGTGAGCAGTATTATTGTCGGTGTATTGGTTATGCTATCGTTTATTCTTTCTGCAACAACCCTATTCCCTTCAGTGAACGTGAAGCTTTTGACTTTAATTCTGACTATTATCTTGATAATTGGTCTTCTTGGTGCCGGATTATCGTCTTATCTTCACCGTGGAAAAAAATCAGAAGTAACTGTAACGACACTTGATCGCTCGTCATGGCGGATGCCACCACTTCGTGATCTTCCTAAGCCAGAATGGACCAGAACACGTAAAATGGGCATGGTTTTATTACGTAGTTATCTCGTCAATGCTGTACTCCTCTTAATTGTAAAAGCTGTACAGATTGCAATTGGATAG
- a CDS encoding Nramp family divalent metal transporter, protein MTANVAKKQNLWKRTLIFLALLGPGIITGSVDNDAGGITTYSVAGATYGYNMLWTLIPAFIVLLIVQEMNARMGIVTGKGLADLIRENAGVKVTFFIFLGLLVADISNTMTEFAGVAGSMQVFGVSKYIAVPLAAAAVWLLVVKGTYRFAEKIFLIFSVALLSYIVSALMGKPHWSEIGAAMIHPEIKLSFDYVSTVIGMIGTTIAPWMQFYMQSAVIEKGLKIEHYKYTILDVIVGCVATIVVAFFIIVACGSTLFVNGHGTEITDAKDAAIALKPFAGALASQVFAFGLFIASIFAATILPVATAFYVCEAFGFEAGIDKKWREAPQFYWLYTAILIISAGIILIPNAPLIAITLWSQRINGILLPIVLICMMLLVNNKEVMGKYTNKSWNNIIGWVTIVLLVALSLVLVVLSMF, encoded by the coding sequence ATGACCGCTAACGTTGCAAAAAAACAAAATCTTTGGAAAAGAACGCTCATATTTTTAGCTCTCTTAGGTCCTGGAATTATTACAGGAAGCGTGGATAATGATGCAGGTGGAATTACCACGTACTCGGTGGCTGGAGCTACTTATGGATATAACATGCTATGGACATTAATTCCCGCCTTTATCGTGCTTCTTATTGTGCAAGAGATGAATGCTCGTATGGGTATTGTGACGGGAAAGGGACTTGCTGACCTTATTAGGGAAAATGCAGGAGTGAAAGTAACTTTCTTCATTTTTCTTGGTTTACTGGTAGCTGATATTAGCAATACCATGACCGAATTTGCAGGGGTTGCAGGTAGTATGCAGGTATTTGGTGTTAGCAAATATATTGCTGTACCCCTTGCAGCCGCGGCTGTTTGGTTACTTGTGGTGAAAGGGACATATCGATTTGCTGAAAAAATCTTTTTAATTTTCAGTGTGGCTTTACTCTCCTATATCGTATCGGCTTTAATGGGGAAACCCCACTGGTCCGAAATAGGAGCAGCTATGATTCATCCTGAAATTAAGCTGAGTTTTGACTATGTTTCAACGGTAATCGGTATGATCGGGACAACGATTGCTCCCTGGATGCAGTTTTATATGCAATCGGCGGTAATTGAAAAGGGACTCAAGATTGAGCATTATAAATACACAATACTCGATGTAATTGTCGGGTGCGTAGCCACGATCGTCGTCGCCTTTTTTATTATCGTTGCATGTGGATCGACTCTTTTTGTAAATGGACACGGTACAGAAATAACAGATGCGAAAGATGCTGCTATAGCATTAAAACCGTTTGCAGGAGCCCTGGCATCACAAGTATTTGCCTTTGGTCTTTTCATTGCCTCTATTTTCGCGGCGACGATATTACCTGTAGCTACTGCATTTTATGTGTGTGAAGCTTTCGGTTTTGAAGCAGGCATTGATAAAAAGTGGCGGGAGGCCCCCCAGTTTTACTGGCTCTATACCGCAATTTTAATTATTTCGGCAGGAATTATTTTAATACCGAATGCGCCACTCATAGCAATCACTTTGTGGTCACAAAGGATTAACGGCATTTTGTTGCCCATTGTGCTGATCTGTATGATGCTGTTGGTCAACAATAAAGAAGTGATGGGTAAATATACAAATAAATCTTGGAACAATATCATTGGATGGGTAACCATAGTCCTTCTCGTAGCGTTATCCTTAGTTTTGGTTGTATTATCCATGTTTTAA
- a CDS encoding CBS domain-containing protein produces the protein MAVVQTFYLSRILGNKIWSDPQHVVGKLLDLIVDLTSVRPQVIAVKVRVANKIRVVDFSSFTISKVNKQYYIECRELKEMDISAENTLFLVKHVLDKQIVDMFGRKVVRVNDLRLAILSNGVYTVAVDVGFEGLLRRLGVAKPLKNVMKPLGINIPSRLLLWDEVETIDFSHRGIKLSKSYTKLSTLHASDLADIIEDLDRSTQLAVFSSLDVEKAADVLEELETEAQVNVIESLTTEKAANMLEKLPTDEVADILDEMDEDHANEILNQMESEISEEVRELMDYPDKSVGSLMTTEFISFNENITVNEAIQELRRLKPESESIYYIYIVNDGEKLIAHLSLRDLIIAEPGIPLHEIMDRNVVYVSDNERIDTLNEIISKYNLLAVPVVDDNLVLLGMVPINDVVYNLLKSRRKRA, from the coding sequence ATGGCTGTCGTACAGACCTTTTATTTGAGTCGGATTCTTGGGAACAAAATTTGGTCAGATCCACAACATGTAGTTGGAAAGTTGTTGGATTTAATCGTTGACTTGACGTCTGTTCGTCCGCAAGTCATTGCGGTAAAAGTGAGGGTTGCAAATAAGATTCGGGTCGTTGATTTCTCATCTTTTACCATTTCAAAGGTTAACAAACAGTACTACATTGAGTGCAGGGAACTAAAGGAGATGGACATCTCGGCAGAAAATACCTTGTTCCTTGTTAAGCATGTACTCGATAAACAAATCGTCGACATGTTTGGAAGGAAGGTGGTTAGGGTTAATGATCTTCGATTAGCCATTCTTTCCAACGGAGTTTATACGGTTGCGGTAGATGTTGGTTTTGAAGGTTTGCTGCGAAGACTTGGTGTTGCTAAACCCTTGAAAAATGTAATGAAACCACTGGGAATTAACATACCAAGCCGCTTATTGCTTTGGGATGAAGTAGAAACCATTGATTTTTCCCATCGAGGAATTAAGCTCTCCAAGTCGTACACTAAGCTATCTACGCTTCATGCCTCGGATCTTGCCGACATTATTGAGGATTTGGACAGATCCACACAACTCGCTGTCTTCTCATCATTAGACGTCGAGAAAGCGGCCGACGTGCTTGAGGAATTGGAAACAGAAGCCCAGGTCAATGTCATTGAAAGTCTTACTACTGAAAAAGCAGCCAACATGCTTGAAAAATTACCGACCGACGAAGTTGCAGATATACTCGATGAAATGGATGAAGATCACGCCAATGAGATCTTAAATCAAATGGAAAGCGAAATATCGGAGGAAGTTCGAGAATTAATGGATTACCCTGATAAATCAGTCGGTAGTCTGATGACCACAGAATTCATTTCGTTTAATGAAAACATCACAGTAAATGAGGCCATTCAAGAATTAAGAAGGTTAAAACCGGAATCAGAATCCATTTATTATATTTACATTGTCAATGATGGGGAAAAACTCATCGCCCATCTTTCTCTTCGAGACTTAATCATTGCGGAACCGGGGATTCCATTACATGAGATTATGGACCGCAACGTCGTTTATGTTTCTGACAATGAGCGGATCGATACTCTTAATGAGATTATTTCCAAGTATAATTTGCTTGCTGTACCCGTTGTCGATGACAACTTGGTCCTTTTGGGGATGGTTCCCATTAATGACGTGGTTTATAACTTGCTCAAATCAAGAAGAAAAAGGGCTTAG
- a CDS encoding divalent metal cation transporter — translation MQYFGISPYISVPIAVLLLIACTVAGNFRTWESFMYLFIAANFLAIPLAFMTHPTAHSVIHDFFIPHMQGGLNSNVMLLIISIIGTTVAPWQLFFQQSNVIDKRLTPRWMAYERADTIIGSFVVILGAAALIIATSFGFQGTELVGKFVDAGAVAKGLAEKISPMAGSFFAIVLLNASLIGAAAVTLSTSYAFGDVFGVKHSLHRKWSDAKGFYLSYAIFILIAGGIVLIPNAPLGLITTAVQALAGILLPSATVFLLLLCNDKDVLGPWVNKMWLNIVSSIIVGVLVMLSLILAVTTLFPNVNVTLMTEVLSCVLLVGLVTAGLLFSGKEKLNVTNEKVIIDRRMWRMPSLSSLPKPVWSKTRKFGMIVLRGYLLVAVILMIVKAVQLALGL, via the coding sequence ATGCAATATTTCGGGATCAGTCCTTATATTTCCGTTCCGATTGCTGTATTGTTACTGATTGCATGTACCGTAGCAGGTAATTTTCGGACGTGGGAATCGTTTATGTATCTATTCATAGCGGCTAACTTTTTAGCGATTCCACTCGCTTTTATGACTCATCCAACTGCTCATTCGGTTATTCATGACTTCTTTATACCTCATATGCAAGGTGGTCTTAACTCAAATGTCATGCTGCTTATTATTAGTATAATTGGAACAACCGTTGCACCCTGGCAATTGTTCTTCCAACAGTCTAACGTGATCGACAAGCGTCTTACGCCTCGTTGGATGGCCTACGAACGTGCTGACACGATTATTGGTTCTTTCGTCGTCATCTTAGGGGCGGCAGCCTTAATCATTGCCACTTCTTTTGGATTTCAAGGTACAGAACTTGTAGGGAAGTTCGTTGATGCTGGTGCGGTGGCGAAAGGGTTGGCTGAAAAAATCAGTCCAATGGCGGGTTCCTTTTTCGCAATCGTGCTACTTAACGCCTCACTTATTGGTGCAGCGGCTGTTACACTTTCAACGTCCTACGCTTTTGGTGATGTGTTCGGGGTTAAGCATTCTTTACATCGGAAGTGGAGCGATGCAAAGGGATTCTACCTTAGCTATGCCATTTTTATATTGATTGCTGGTGGAATTGTACTCATCCCCAATGCACCACTTGGATTGATTACCACTGCCGTACAGGCGCTTGCAGGTATTCTGCTCCCGAGTGCAACGGTGTTTCTGCTACTATTATGCAATGACAAGGATGTACTTGGCCCTTGGGTAAATAAAATGTGGTTGAACATAGTAAGCAGTATCATCGTCGGCGTACTGGTTATGCTTTCCTTGATTCTTGCTGTGACCACGCTCTTCCCTAATGTGAATGTGACGCTCATGACGGAAGTATTATCTTGTGTCTTACTGGTTGGTCTGGTTACTGCTGGGTTATTATTTAGCGGTAAGGAAAAACTGAATGTAACGAATGAGAAGGTTATCATTGACCGTAGGATGTGGCGGATGCCATCATTAAGCTCTCTTCCAAAGCCTGTTTGGTCAAAAACACGCAAGTTCGGCATGATCGTACTTCGTGGCTACTTGCTTGTGGCTGTAATTTTGATGATTGTGAAAGCAGTTCAACTCGCATTAGGGCTTTAA
- a CDS encoding divalent metal cation transporter, which translates to MSKQALSHNLSSAVLDKAHEGDIRGAFGTVRQHDTAPRKTWWAKLRTLLAIMGPGLIVMVGDNDAGGVATYAQAGQNYGTSLLWVLLLLVPVLIVNQEMVVRLGLVTGVGHAKLIFERFGRFWGAFSVGDLFIVNCLTLVTLIHWN; encoded by the coding sequence ATGTCTAAACAAGCTCTTTCCCATAACCTTTCATCCGCCGTTCTTGACAAAGCTCATGAAGGCGACATCCGTGGTGCATTTGGAACTGTTCGTCAACACGATACGGCCCCTCGCAAAACTTGGTGGGCAAAACTCCGTACATTATTAGCCATTATGGGTCCTGGTCTCATCGTCATGGTAGGAGATAACGATGCAGGCGGTGTTGCCACTTACGCACAAGCTGGTCAGAACTATGGAACAAGTTTATTATGGGTACTTTTATTACTCGTTCCTGTTTTAATTGTCAATCAAGAGATGGTCGTTCGTCTCGGACTCGTAACCGGTGTAGGACATGCGAAACTGATCTTTGAACGGTTTGGACGTTTTTGGGGGGCTTTTTCTGTTGGCGACCTATTTATTGTCAATTGTCTAACCCTTGTCACTTTAATTCATTGGAATTGA
- a CDS encoding MgtC/SapB family protein has translation MNFEIYIKLTYALFLGLLIGIDRQLKHKQLDINTTIVICVASCLITIISIESVTKFAFLGLNNRDPMRLAAQIVSGVGFLGAGIILRRNNDVISGLTSAAMIWAASGLGIAVGAGFYLEALYVAGLLLLAVNVFPHAIKRLGPVKLRQRDVSVKIVMEANYKLTDLIKTIEGKEQTGIEHNQKVMDIRHLKIKDLDSSFQQVELILAAPEKQFTSEIYYFIKRIDHVVSVEVEHL, from the coding sequence ATGAATTTTGAAATTTACATTAAACTAACCTATGCCCTGTTTTTAGGATTGCTTATCGGTATAGACCGGCAACTCAAACACAAACAACTGGATATTAATACGACCATTGTAATTTGTGTTGCTAGTTGTTTAATTACGATCATATCTATTGAATCGGTAACGAAGTTTGCTTTCCTTGGGCTTAACAACCGGGATCCCATGCGTTTAGCAGCACAAATTGTAAGCGGAGTGGGTTTCTTAGGCGCCGGAATTATTTTGAGAAGAAACAATGATGTGATTTCTGGGCTTACTTCTGCAGCCATGATCTGGGCCGCTTCCGGTCTCGGTATCGCAGTTGGCGCAGGCTTTTATTTAGAAGCGTTGTACGTAGCGGGTCTTCTTTTACTAGCCGTTAATGTATTTCCTCATGCGATTAAACGGTTGGGTCCGGTTAAATTAAGACAGCGGGATGTATCCGTAAAAATTGTCATGGAAGCCAATTACAAACTAACCGATCTGATTAAAACCATTGAGGGTAAGGAGCAAACAGGAATAGAACACAATCAAAAGGTAATGGATATTAGACATTTGAAAATTAAAGATTTGGATTCAAGCTTCCAACAAGTCGAATTAATTCTAGCCGCACCTGAGAAACAATTTACAAGCGAGATCTATTATTTTATTAAACGCATTGATCATGTTGTATCAGTGGAGGTAGAGCATCTATAA
- a CDS encoding putative glycoside hydrolase, protein MKQRGLIFIMLLLVLSLSACSSSTSTSNTSKQSEPPSASTSGTTPSSTGTPTSSPAPATSQTPAFNPPVHFNYPDAVRGIYVTGWSAGGDRMPKLLSLVDNTDLNAMVIDIKDDDGYITFKPEGKLAEFGQPYIKDPKALMKTLEQHKIYPIARIVSFKDTVLAKKRPDLSYIDGTSVWRNAKGDGFINPFLKETWDHDVDAAKLAAELGFKEIQFDYVRFPEGFESRDKVLKYSMGDYQDKKPTKFVQEEKDYAEATKKYQDDLTSLQSKLTDATNTYDTAKTDANKKAMDVAQKSVSDLKIAAPQAPDFSDKARMTQLRVDAVSDFVAYAKEQLKPYGVKVSVDIFGYSATLPEAPGIGQNFSRISNSVDVISSMIYPSHWSAGYFGIAKPDKEPYKLVAEYIKREKEKFAQLQTPPTSRPWIQDFTASWLGSGNYLKYGKAEVDAQIKALKDSGINEYLIWNANNSYSDGVTYKS, encoded by the coding sequence TTGAAACAACGAGGTCTTATTTTTATTATGCTTTTATTGGTGCTCTCGTTGTCAGCTTGTTCATCGTCAACAAGCACTTCGAACACATCGAAACAATCGGAACCACCATCTGCATCTACATCAGGGACTACACCTTCATCTACAGGAACACCAACGAGTTCGCCCGCTCCTGCAACAAGTCAAACCCCTGCTTTTAATCCCCCTGTACATTTTAATTATCCGGATGCTGTACGAGGAATTTATGTAACAGGTTGGTCAGCTGGGGGTGACCGCATGCCTAAACTTCTGTCACTTGTTGATAACACCGACCTGAATGCAATGGTCATAGATATTAAGGATGATGACGGCTATATCACATTTAAGCCTGAGGGAAAACTTGCCGAATTTGGCCAGCCTTACATCAAAGATCCCAAAGCACTCATGAAAACTCTTGAACAGCATAAAATCTACCCTATTGCCCGTATTGTTTCCTTCAAAGATACAGTTCTAGCGAAAAAACGTCCAGACCTTTCTTATATAGACGGCACCAGTGTTTGGCGTAATGCTAAGGGAGACGGGTTTATCAATCCATTCCTTAAAGAAACATGGGATCATGATGTAGATGCAGCAAAATTAGCTGCAGAACTTGGGTTCAAAGAAATCCAATTTGACTACGTTCGATTCCCAGAAGGCTTCGAAAGTAGGGACAAAGTTCTTAAATATTCAATGGGCGATTACCAGGATAAAAAACCAACTAAGTTTGTACAAGAAGAAAAAGACTATGCTGAAGCCACTAAGAAATATCAAGACGATTTGACTTCTTTACAGTCCAAGTTGACAGACGCTACTAATACCTACGATACTGCGAAAACCGATGCAAATAAAAAAGCAATGGACGTTGCTCAAAAGAGTGTGTCTGACCTTAAAATAGCAGCACCACAAGCACCGGATTTTAGCGATAAAGCACGTATGACACAGCTTCGTGTTGATGCTGTCAGCGACTTTGTCGCATATGCAAAAGAACAACTTAAACCGTATGGTGTAAAAGTCTCAGTTGATATCTTCGGATATTCTGCTACATTGCCTGAAGCTCCAGGTATCGGTCAGAACTTTAGCCGTATTTCTAACTCAGTAGATGTAATTTCGTCTATGATTTATCCAAGTCACTGGTCTGCTGGTTATTTTGGAATTGCAAAACCAGATAAAGAGCCATATAAACTTGTTGCTGAATATATTAAACGTGAAAAAGAGAAGTTTGCACAACTGCAAACTCCACCAACATCACGTCCTTGGATTCAAGACTTTACTGCAAGCTGGTTAGGTTCCGGCAATTATCTTAAATATGGTAAGGCTGAAGTTGATGCACAAATCAAAGCCTTAAAAGATTCTGGAATTAATGAATACCTTATCTGGAATGCTAACAATTCTTACTCAGACGGTGTAACATATAAATCATAA